In one window of Armatimonadota bacterium DNA:
- a CDS encoding Gfo/Idh/MocA family oxidoreductase has product MGDRVKIGIIGVGQIGKRHIAAYQKLPVELVAFADVDEAEANRVAAENGGPKVLTDFRKLLEIEEIEAVDVCLHNNFHAPVTIAALEAGKHVYCEKPIAGSYADGKTMVEAAHRTGRLLSIQLGSLFSVETKAAQRLLQEGYLGTPYYAKSIGFRRRGRPDVDGYGTSSFVQKSIAAGGAMFDMGVYHIAQMLHLLGNPALASVTGATHQEIPMYADRQENGRYDVEELGVGLARLAGGVTFFIEESWALHLAEPGVGSRLVGSRGGIQLSPFAYHSTVADMEMDATFDLKSADWRWHQCVADTDAYDSPQAHWVAALQGRVPLIDTAGIALSTMLISEGIYLSAQLQREVTPAEIEEQSQSTAVTV; this is encoded by the coding sequence ATGGGAGACCGGGTGAAGATCGGCATTATCGGCGTGGGGCAGATCGGCAAGCGGCACATCGCGGCGTATCAGAAGCTGCCGGTGGAGTTGGTGGCTTTCGCCGATGTTGATGAGGCGGAGGCGAACCGGGTGGCGGCGGAGAACGGCGGGCCGAAGGTGCTGACCGATTTCCGCAAGCTGCTGGAGATCGAGGAGATCGAGGCGGTTGACGTATGCCTGCACAACAACTTCCACGCGCCGGTGACGATCGCCGCGCTGGAGGCGGGCAAGCACGTGTACTGCGAGAAGCCGATCGCGGGGTCGTACGCGGACGGCAAGACTATGGTCGAGGCCGCGCACAGGACCGGCCGGCTGCTGAGCATCCAGCTCGGCAGTCTGTTCTCGGTGGAGACGAAGGCGGCGCAGCGGCTGCTGCAGGAGGGGTATCTCGGGACGCCCTATTATGCGAAGTCCATCGGGTTCCGCCGGCGCGGGCGGCCGGACGTGGACGGTTACGGGACGAGTTCATTCGTGCAGAAGAGCATCGCTGCGGGCGGCGCGATGTTCGACATGGGGGTGTACCACATCGCGCAGATGCTGCATCTCCTGGGCAATCCCGCGCTCGCATCGGTAACCGGGGCGACGCATCAGGAGATCCCGATGTACGCGGACCGGCAGGAAAACGGCAGGTACGATGTCGAGGAGTTGGGCGTGGGCCTGGCGCGGCTGGCGGGCGGGGTGACGTTTTTCATCGAGGAGAGCTGGGCGCTGCATCTCGCGGAGCCGGGAGTCGGGAGCAGGCTGGTCGGGTCGCGGGGCGGGATTCAACTGTCGCCGTTCGCGTATCATTCGACGGTCGCGGACATGGAGATGGATGCGACGTTCGACCTCAAGTCGGCGGACTGGCGCTGGCACCAGTGCGTCGCCGATACCGATGCGTACGATAGCCCGCAGGCGCATTGGGTGGCGGCGCTGCAAGGGCGGGTGCCGCTGATAGACACGGCGGGGATTGCCCTCTCGACGATGCTCATCAGCGAGGGGATCTATCTGTCCGCGCAGTTGCAGCGCGAAGTGACCCCGGCGGAGATCGAAGAGCAGTCGCAGTCAACGGCGGTGACGGTGTAG
- a CDS encoding L-rhamnose isomerase, which translates to MLAAYNIAKERYAALGINTDRAVRAVLRVPISVQCWQADDVRGLEAAAGALDSGGLQATGNYPGAARTGDEIRQDFDQASLWIPGAVRFNIHAMYAETGGKRVDRDALEPRHFSRWVDWAKRRKIGLDFNPTCFAHPMVRDGLTLSSPSKPVREFWIRHCLACRKVARSIAARLGDCVNNIWIPDGRKDTTVDRWGPRERLVAALDEILDRKMKGVVDSVESKLFGIGCEDYTVGSHEFYLAYAATRGVVVCFDMGHFHPTESVADKVSSALQFVDRLLIHVSRGVRWDSDHVVLATDEVNALCDEAVRGKALDRIYWAMDYFDASINRVGAWVIGARALRKALLRAMLEPWDLHRRAEHDGRGADKLALLERRNEMPLGAVWDYACHQAAVPAGLSWLSDLASYEKRVLSRR; encoded by the coding sequence ATCCTCGCCGCTTACAACATCGCCAAGGAGCGCTACGCGGCCCTCGGGATCAACACCGACCGCGCCGTCCGCGCCGTTCTGCGCGTGCCGATCTCCGTCCAGTGCTGGCAGGCCGATGACGTCCGCGGCCTCGAAGCCGCCGCGGGCGCGCTCGATTCGGGCGGCCTGCAAGCCACCGGCAACTACCCCGGCGCGGCGCGCACCGGCGACGAGATCCGCCAGGACTTTGACCAGGCCTCGCTGTGGATCCCCGGCGCGGTGCGCTTCAACATTCACGCCATGTACGCCGAAACCGGCGGCAAGCGCGTTGACCGCGACGCGCTCGAGCCCAGGCACTTCTCGCGCTGGGTTGACTGGGCCAAGCGCCGCAAGATCGGCCTCGACTTCAACCCGACCTGCTTCGCGCACCCCATGGTCAGGGACGGCCTGACGCTCTCCAGCCCCAGCAAGCCCGTGCGCGAGTTCTGGATTCGCCACTGCCTCGCGTGCCGCAAGGTCGCGCGCTCCATCGCCGCGCGGCTCGGCGACTGCGTCAACAACATCTGGATTCCCGACGGGCGCAAGGACACCACGGTGGATCGCTGGGGGCCGCGCGAGCGGCTGGTCGCGGCGCTCGACGAGATCCTCGACCGCAAGATGAAAGGCGTCGTGGATTCAGTCGAGAGCAAGCTCTTCGGCATCGGCTGCGAGGATTACACCGTCGGCTCGCACGAGTTCTACCTGGCCTACGCGGCGACGCGCGGTGTCGTCGTCTGCTTCGACATGGGGCATTTCCATCCCACCGAGAGCGTCGCCGACAAGGTCTCCTCCGCGCTTCAGTTCGTGGATCGCCTGCTCATCCACGTCAGCCGCGGCGTACGCTGGGACAGCGACCACGTCGTGCTCGCGACGGACGAGGTCAATGCCCTGTGCGACGAGGCGGTGCGCGGCAAGGCGCTCGACCGCATCTACTGGGCGATGGACTACTTCGACGCCAGCATCAACCGCGTCGGCGCGTGGGTGATCGGCGCGCGCGCCCTGCGCAAGGCGTTGCTGCGGGCGATGCTCGAACCGTGGGATCTTCACCGCCGCGCGGAGCACGACGGCCGCGGCGCGGACAAGCTCGCGCTGCTCGAGCGCCGCAACGAAATGCCCCTCGGCGCGGTGTGGGATTATGCGTGCCACCAGGCAGCCGTGCCGGCCGGCCTGTCCTGGCTCAGCGACCTCGCGTCATACGAGAAGCGCGTTCTCTCGCGGCGCTGA